A region from the Drosophila bipectinata strain 14024-0381.07 chromosome 3R, DbipHiC1v2, whole genome shotgun sequence genome encodes:
- the LOC108121003 gene encoding HEAT repeat-containing protein 5B isoform X5 translates to MTRSFIHSDSAATASAAPDPEEEALSEMELAHTLTLNEEALKQLPEHKRPVFELEWLRYLEKALPQVSKPEIKASQKKLVQQLSERIQGAPGPPMRKLIASALATLFSVGDTFMLFDTVNACNDILKNKDDSPSYLPTKLAAICVLGSMYEKLGRMMGRTYEDTVQILIRTLRNAESQARIEIMHTLEKVNAGMGTAIANVHKDIYKAAKHCLLDRVMAVRVAAARCILKMIYSAPFLYQTELESLGTLCFRAFDGSNYEVRCAVAQLLGTLLAYTQQLAELATGKKKQTQAAALQAAKGANQRLVSLDEALGILMSGFLRGGASFLKGTGEIIKGSSGVNREVRVGVTHAYVVFVQFMGSVWLERQLSTFLAHVLDLVANPKAACSHVDAVYSRKCINFILRSTIGKMLGEKAQSAACKELVHLVAKQMNSIDFNPENAKDSNQETLFSQHLLVCALQELSSLLIGLGTTAQNLLGDQSLQAIDATCAVLVHPCAAARLAAAWCLRCACVAVPGQITPLIDRFVEAIEQMRSSPEAVAGYSCALAAILGSVRYSPLGIPHTKGKVVFNCAEELLRSASQNSRMSLHRTQAGWLLIGAIMTLGSPVVKGLLPRMLLLWRNSFPRSNKELESEKARGDAFTWQVTLEGRAGALSVMHSFLLNCPDLVTEDITRRLLTPIESALAMLVNLATVLKSYGTQLKAPAAMVRLRLFETLTLLPPNALEASYTHLLRMLVSEFTLSDNAANTTNSLLRTLCHGDDSIILGTWLQETNHRTIEDQMEPNRKVDGEHLQPNSAAGSGALEHDPCCLYRPNWSAQGTGSTGGTVAASTSGSAIVGSTTNIQLISKAQQCPGPLPLGVAVIDMAVTLYGTIFPKVANKHRLQMLDHFAECIRQAKSSRQEAVQMNIFTALLCALKNLTDSKTSLGQEDVRKSATALIVASLTSSNSTIRCAAGEALGRLAQVVGDSHFTAELAQNSFDKLKSARDVVTRTGHSHALGCLHRYVGGMGSSQHLSTSVSILLALGQDSASPVVQAWSLYALAQIADSGGPMFRGYVDATLTLSLKLLLTVPHAHVDVHQCVGRVVNALITTVGPELQGGVASMRGSFLCSAALLQAHSDPLVQAEAIGCLQQLHLFACKSLQLEELVPTLVGMLASNYFILRKASVSCLRQLAHREAKEVCELALTINAEQLPDLVITEYGLPGLLFSLLDTETDAEMLRNIHDTLTSMLQMLAADNLSSWLSLCKNVLTVAVEGGLNDDAAGGDQGKGKEGGGDQEEDDEEEEYADDVTEYRAEENTSTHPAVQPRWPTRVFAAQCVRRIIASCEAASPVHFDLLQAKEQQLIRSRGDYLILHLAELIRMSFMAATSDSDQLRLEGLRTLQEIIDRFANIPEPEFPGHLLLEQFQAQVGAALRPAFAPDTPSHVTAAACEVCSAWIGSGVARDIGDLRRVHQLLVSSLSKLSSKTNSTQLYNESMATLEKLSILKAWAEVYIVAMLSNGKAPASLLNLQSQESGIPSLTNVEADLDLPESRGESLLGLVQPELHNLSTHWLSAMKDHALLLLPAEFQSQLPHDGGAFYTTDTINSSKPHYMTSWPPILYASALWLRDEGFARHLDTDEAAAESNNNQITHGSLSADRFHMIFGICMEALCSMRSSERPRNIISCLRSLHSIFDSDWARRQLVKDRALTIELCHVLHRQILTRDELLVQLLCVEILKQTIRAAREDVERKRDDNANSEDEKRGERLGEDDSMQPGSSHVYAVLEVCLCLFVRQIPSMNPTRQGSGLQLDFSYAKMATGTSFFSVLGDDNGLLVASGLQCVEQLLDLCTPKGALAILPTVLYMTTSIMKEIANKSSIDSTILANTSAVKAALQCLRSVCVHKWAKVEETAEEWQQLLQSALATIVDLTKTAGDNEERKVDEVTMLLAIAVFILHTPAAVVATPSLQYPCINHFRQCLQSEHMSVKLRCIETTRSIFAQAELKTATPYIHALAPRIIESLYAESSKAPSNELELQVTLESIVTVEQLIDLAEPQHRNMNLLQDIQMLTLLVPVLIGFLAEPSRLRTLPKYQRQLHDQALQWLLKIGPKYPKEFKALMGQTPELRQKLEAAIRSQQQSINIAQKASEAQRSGLLAKPQKPTIKLKTDFSNFQ, encoded by the exons ATGACAAG ATCGTTCATTCACAGCGATTCTGCCGCGACCGCATCTGCTGCTCCAGACCCCGAGGAGGAAGCACTATCCGAGATGGAACTAGCCCACACACTGACCCTAAACGAGGAGGCCCTCAAGCAGCTGCCCGAGCACAAGCGCCCGGTGTTCGAGCTGGAGTGGCTGCGCTACCTGGAGAAGGCACTGCCCCAGGTGTCCAAGCCCGAGATCAAGGCCAGCCAAAAGAAGCTGGTCCAGCAGCTCTCCGAGCGGATCCAGGGAGCACCGGGACCGCCTATGCGCAAGCTCATCGCCAGTGCCCTGGCCACGCTCTTCTCGGTGGGCGATACCTTCATGCTGTTCGATACTGTCAACGCCTGCAATGACATCCTTAAGAACAAGGATGACTCACCCAGCTATCTGCCGACCAAGCT CGCCGCCATTTGCGTCCTAGGCTCAATGTACGAAAAGCTTGGCAGGATGATGGGTCGCACCTACGAGGACACTGTCCAGATCCTGATACGCACGCTGCGCAACGCAGAGTCGCAGGCTCGCATCGAGATTATGCACACCCTGGAGAAGGTGAACGCTGGCATGGGCACTGCGATCGCCAACGTTCACAAGGACATCTACAAGGCGGCCAAGCACTGCCTCCTGGACAGAGTGATGGCTGTTCGCGTGGCCGCCGCTCGCTGCATCCTCAAGATGATCTACAGTGCCCCGTTCTTGTACCAAACCGAACTGGAGAGCTTGGGAACCCTGTGCTTCCGTGCCTTCGACGGAAGCAACTACGAGGTGCGCTGTGCCGTGGCGCAGCTTCTGGGAACTCTTCTGGCGTACACCCAGCAGCTGGCTGAACTGGCCACTGGAAAGAAGAAACAGACCCAGGCGGCGGCCCTGCAAGCGGCGAAGGGAGCCAACCAGCGTCTAGTGTCGCTGGACGAGGCTCTGGGTATCCTGATGTCTGGATTTCTGCGAGGCGGAGCATCGTTCCTCAAGGGAACTGGAGAGATCATCAAGGGCAGCTCGGGCGTGAACAGGGAAGTGCGAGTGGGTGTAACCCATGCCTATGTGGTCTTTGTCCAATTCATGGGTAGCGTCTGGCTGGAGCGTCAACTGAGCACTTTCCTGGCCCACGTCCTCGATCTGGTGGCCAATCCCAAGGCAGCATGCTCCCACGTGGATGCAGTGTACTCGAGGAAGTGCATCAACTTCATTCTCCGCTCCACCATTGGCAAGATGCTGGGCGAAAAGGCGCAAAGCGCCGCTTGCAAGGAGCTCGTCCATCTTGTCGCCAAGCAGATGAACTCCATCGACTTTAATCCGGAGAATGCAAAGGATTCCAACCAGGAGACCCTCTTCAGTCAGCACTTGCTGGTGTGTGCCCTGCAGGAGCTGAGCTCGCTTCTGATCGGCTTGGGCACCACCGCCCAGAATCTGTTGGGAGACCAATCCCTGCAGGCCATCGACGCCACATGTGCGGTCTTGGTGCATCCTTGTGCCGCTGCTCGGCTGGCTGCCGCCTGGTGCCTGAGATGTGCCTGCGTAGCAGTCCCTGGACAGATCACTCCGTTGATCGACCGTTTTGTGGAGGCCATCGAGCAGATGCGATCCTCGCCGGAAGCCGTCGCCGGCTACAGCTGCGCTTTGGCGGCCATTTTGGGAAGTGTGCGCTACTCGCCACTGGGCATCCCCCACACCAAGGGCAAGGTCGTCTTCAACTGTGCGGAGGAGCTGCTGCGTTCCGCTTCCCAGAATAGCCGCATGTCGCTGCACCGCACCCAGGCCGGATGGCTATTGATTGGCGCCATTATGACCCTGGGATCGCCGGTCGTCAAGGGTTTGCTGCCACGGATGCTTCTGCTTTGGCGCAACTCCTTCCCGAGATCCAACAAGGAGCTGGAGTCTGAGAAGGCTCGGGGTGATGCGTTCACCTGGCAAGTTACCCTGGAGGGCAGGGCGGGAGCACTGTCGGTGATGCACAGCTTCCTTCTCAACTGTCCTGACCTCGTCACCGAGGACATCACTCGTCGCCTGCTCACGCCCATCGAGAGTGCTCTGGCAATGCTGGTGAA CTTGGCCACTGTCCTGAAGAGCTACGGCACTCAGTTGAAGGCACCTGCCGCCATGGTGCGCCTTCGCCTCTTTGAGACCCTCACTCTCCTGCCACCCAATGCTCTGGAGGCCTCCTACACCCATCTCCTCCGTATGCTCGTTTCGGAGTTCACACTTTCGGACAACGCGGCCAATACCACAAACTCGCTGCTGCGAACGCTGTGTCATGGTGATGACTCCATTATCCTGGGCACTTGGTTGCAGGAAACCAACCATCGCACCATCGAGGATCAG ATGGAGCCCAATCGAAAAGTCGATGGCGAGCAT TTGCAACCGAATAGCGCTGCTGGCTCGGGTGCCTTGGAACACGATCCCTGCTGCTTATACCGTCCCAACTGGTCTGCCCAAGGAACCGGATCGACCGGCGGTACTGTTGCAGCTTCAACGTCCGGATCAGCCATCGTCGGATCCACCACCAACATCCAGCTGATCAGCAAGGCGCAGCAGTGTCCCGGCCCATTGCCGCTGGGAGTGGCCGTGATCGACATGGCAGTTACCCTGTACGGAACCATTTTCCCCAAGGTAGCCAACAAGCATCGTCTCCAAATGCTGGATCACTTCGCCGAGTGCATTCGCCAGGCGAAGAGCAGCCGCCAGGAGGCCGTCCAGATGAACATCTTCACGGCACTGCTCTGTGCTCTGAAGAATCTTACGGACAGCAAGACCAGCTTGGGCCAAGAGGACGTCCGCAAGAGCGCCACTGCCCTGATAGTGGCTTCCCTGACTAGCTCCAACTCGACCATTCGCTGTGCAGCCGGAGAAGCTCTGGGAAGATTGGCCCAGGTGGTGGGAGACTCGCACTTCACAGCGGAATTGGCGCAGAACAGCTTCGACAAACTGAAGTCGGCGAGGGATGTGGTCACGAGGACGGGACACTCGCATGCCCTGGGTTGCCTGCATCGGTATGTCGGCGGCATGGGCTCATCGCAGCACTTGAGCACCAGTGTCTCCATCCTGTTGGCCCTGGGGCAGGACAGTGCCTCGCCGGTGGTGCAAGCCTGGTCCCTGTACGCTCTGGCCCAGATAGCCGACTCCGGAGGACCCATGTTCCGGGGCTACGTGGATGCCACGTTGACGCTCAGCCTGAAGCTCTTGCTCACTGTTCCCCATGCCCATGTGGATGTCCATCAGTGCGTGGGTCGCGTGGTGAATGCCCTAATCACCACAGTGGGACCGGAACTGCAAGGAGGTGTGGCCAGCATGCGAGGATCGTTCCTGTGCTCGGCAGCGCTGCTGCAAGCCCACTCGGATCCTTTGGTTCAAGCCGAAGCAATAGGATGCCTGCAACAGCTGCACTTGTTCGCCTGCAAGTCCCTGCAACTGGAGGAGCTGGTGCCCACGCTGGTCGGCATGCTGGCCAGCAACTATTTCATCCTCCGGAAAGCCTCAGTCTCCTGCCTTCGGCAGCTGGCGCACCGGGAGGCCAAGGAAGTGTGCGAGTTGGCATTGACCATCAATGCCGAGCAGCTGCCGGACTTGGTGATCACCGAGTACGGACTGCCAGGACTGCTCTTCTCGCTGCTGGACACCGAAACTGACGCCGAGATGCTCAGAAACATCCACGACACTCTCACCTCCATGCTGCAAATGCTGGCTGCGGATAACCTCAGCTCTTGGCTGAGCCTCTGCAAGAATGTCCTTACGGTGGCCGTGGAGGGAGGTCTCAACGATGATGCGGCGGGTGGAGATCAGGGGAAAGGCAAGGAGGGCGGCGGCGATCAGGAGGAGGatgacgaagaagaggaataTGCCGACGATGTGACAGAATACCGGGCGGAGGAAAACACATCCACCCATCCGGCAGTGCAGCCACGTTGGCCCACCAGAGTTTTTGCCGCCCAGTGCGTCCGGAGGATTATCGCCAGCTGTGAGGCCGCCAGCCCCGTGCACTTTGACCTTCTGCAGGCCAAGGAGCAGCAACTGATTCGCTCTCGCGGGGACTACCTCATTCTTCACTTGGCGGAACTCATTCGTATGTCTTTCATGGCGGCCACATCTGACTCGGATCAGCTACGTCTAGAGGGTCTCCGCACGCTCCAGGAGATCATCGATCGGTTCGCCAATATCCCAGAGCCGGAGTTCCCTGGACATCTGCTTCTGGAACAGTTTCAGGCTCAGGTGGGAGCCGCTCTGCGACCCGCTTTCGCTCCAGACACTCCCTCCCACGTGACGGCAGCCGCCTGTGAAGTTTGCTCCGCCTGGATCGGCTCCGGGGTGGCCAGAGACATTGGAGATCTGCGGCGTGTCCACCAGCTACTGGTGAGCTCCCTGAGCAAGCTATCGTCCAAAACCAACAGCACCCAGCTGTACAACGAGTCCATGGCCACCCTGGAGAAGCTGAGCATCCTCAAGGCCTGGGCCGAAGTCTACATCGTGGCCATGCTGAGCAATGGAAAGGCGCCGGCCTCTTTGTTGAATCTGCAATCGCAGGAGTCGGGCATCCCATCCCTGACCAATGTGGAAGCAGATCTGGATCTGCCGGAGAGCAGGGGCGAAAGTCTCCTGGGCTTGGTGCAGCCGGAGCTCCACAACCTCTCCACCCACTGGCTGAGTGCAATGAAGGACCACgccctgctcctgctcccaGCCGAGTTCCAGTCTCAGCTACCACACGACGGCGGAGCGTTCTACACCACGGACACGATTAACTCCTCGAAACCCCACTACATGACCAGTTGGCCACCCATCCTGTACGCCTCGGCCCTTTGGTTGAGGGACGAGGGCTTCGCCCGGCATCTGGACACCGATGAAGCTGCTGCGGAGTCCAACAACAACCAGATCACGCACGGTTCCCTGTCGGCGGACCGATTCCACATGATCTTCGGCATCTGCATGGAGGCTCTGTGCAGCATGAGGAGTTCCGAGCGGCCGAGGAATATTATTAGTTGCCTGAGGTCGTTGCACAGCATCTTCGACTCGGACTGGGCCAGGAGACAGCTGGTCAAGGATCGGGCACTCACCATAGAACTCTGCCACGTGCTGCACCGACAGATTCTGACCAGAGATGAGCTGCTGGTCCAACTTCTCTGCGTGGAAATACTGAAGCAGACAATAAGGGCCGCTCGGGAGGATGTGGAGAGGAAGCGGGACGACAATGCCAACTCAGAAGACGAGAAGAGAGGAGAGCGGTTGGGCGAGGACGACTCCATGCAGCCGGGCAGCTCCCACGTCTACGCAGTCCTGGAGGTCTGTCTTTGCCTGTTTGTTCGTCAGATTCCCAGCATGAATCCCACACGGCAGGGATCCGGTCTCCAGTTGGACTTCTCGTACGCCAAAATGGCCACCGGCACGTCGTTCTTCTCGGTGCTGGGCGACGACAATGGTCTGCTGGTGGCCAGCGGGCTGCAGTGCGTCGAACAGTTGCTGGACTTGTGCACGCCGAAGGGAGCATTGGCCATTCTGCCCACCGTCCTCTACATGACCACCAGCATCATGAAGGAGATCGCCAATAAGTCGTCCATTGATAGCACCATCCTGGCCAATACCAGCGCAGTGAAGGCTGCTCTGCAATGTCTGCGCTCCGTTTGCGTCCACAAGTGGGCCAAGGTGGAGGAGACTGCCGAGGAGTGGCAGCAGTTGCTCCAAAGCGCACTGGCCACCATTGTCGATTTGACGAAGACCGCCGGCGACAACGAGGAGCGCAAGGTGGACGAGGTCACCATGCTGCTGGCCATCGCTGTTTTCATCCTGCACACGCCCGCCGCAGTTGTGGCCACGCCCTCGCTGCAGTATCCCTGCATCAACCACTTCCGGCAGTGCCTGCAGTCGGAGCACATGTCTGTAAAGCTGCGATGCATCGAGACCACGCGCTCCATCTTTGCCCAGGCGGAACTGAAGACAGCCACCCCTTATATCCACGCCCTGGCTCCGCGAATCATCGAGTCGCTGTACGCGGAGTCCAGCAAAGCGCCGTCCAACGAGCTGGAGCTGCAGGTCACCCTGGAGAGCATAGTCACCGTGGAGCAGCTGATAGATCTGGCAGAGCCACAACATC GAAACATGAACTTGCTACAAG ACATCCAAATGCTGACGCTGCTGGTGCCCGTACTTATTGGATTCCTGGCCGAGCCAAGTCGACTTCGAACGTTGCCAAAGTACCAGAGGCAGTTGCACGATCAGGCATTGCAGTGGCTCCTGAAGATCGGTCCCAAATACCCCAAGGAGTTCAAGGCCCTGATGGGCCAGACGCCGGAGTTGCGACAGAAATTGGAGGCCGCCATCCGCAGCCAGCAGCAGTCGATTAACATCGCCCAGAAGGCATCCGAGGCCCAGAGGAGCGGCCTGCTGGCCAAGCCACAAAAGCCCACGATCAAGCTGAAAACGGATTTCAGCAACTTCCAATAA